The proteins below come from a single Parazoarcus communis genomic window:
- a CDS encoding DNA gyrase inhibitor YacG, with amino-acid sequence MVRCPQCGKMTEWRTENRFRPFCSERCKQLDLGAWASESYRVPTSPPDAGEDTQS; translated from the coding sequence ATGGTCCGCTGTCCGCAGTGCGGAAAGATGACCGAATGGCGCACCGAAAACCGGTTCCGCCCCTTCTGCTCGGAACGCTGCAAACAGCTCGACCTCGGCGCATGGGCGTCGGAAAGCTATCGCGTCCCGACCTCCCCGCCGGACGCCGGCGAAGACACGCAGTCCTAG